The following nucleotide sequence is from Acidovorax radicis.
CTGTTTGGCGCCACGCTGGCCGACCAGCAGTGGGTGCAGTTCAAGCTGGCCGAGCTCAAGACCGAGGTCGAGGCCCTGCGCGCGCTCACCTACCGCGCCTGCGATCTGTACGTGAACGGGCAGGACGTGCTGGAGCTCGCCAGCATGGCCAAGCTCAAGGCCGGCCGCCTGAACCGCGAGGTGCCCGACACCTGCCTGCAGTTCTGGGGCGGCATGGGCTTCACGCTGGAGAACAAGGTCTCGCGCATGTACCGCGACGGGCGGCTGGCGTCCATCGGCGGGGGCGCGGATGAAGTGATGCTGGGCATTCTCGCCAAGCTCATGGGCATCGCCAAGCGGCCCGTGCACTGACATGGCTGATTCGCTGGTGATCGACCGCGCGCCGCTTGCCAGCGGCAGCGTGGAAACCTGGACGCTCAACGACCCGGCCAGCCGCAATGCGCTGTCAGAAGCCATGGTGGACGGTTTGATAGCCGCGTGTGAGCAGGCTGCGGCCGATGCCGACCTGCGCGGCGTGGTGTTGCGCGGTGCCGGTGGGCACTTCTGCGCGGGGGGCAGCCTGGGCGGCTTTGCCAAGACCATTGGCCAGCCCCTGGCTGCCGGCACAGCCGACCCGCTGGTGCCACTGAACCGCCGCTTTGGCGCGTTGCTGCAGGCCCTGTGCGCACTTCCGCAGTGGCTCATCGTGGCGGTGGAGGGCGCGGCCCTGGGTGGCGGCTTTGGGATCGTGTGCTGCGCCGACCATGTGCTGGCCCATACCAGCGCGCAGTTCGCCACGCCCGAGGTCACGCTGGGCATCGTGCCTGCGCAGATTGCGCCCTTTGTGGTACGGCGCCTTGGCTCAGTGGCGGCGCGGCGGTGTTTGCTTACTGGGGAGCGCTGGGATGCTGCGAAAGCTCAACGCGCAGGGCTGGTGGATGAGGTGGTCGCTGGCGACATGGAGACTGCTGTGCAAGCCGTCATCGCGCGCCACGTCGCCGCAGCGCCGCAGGCCGTGGCCGCCACCAAACGCTTATTGCTGGCCCAGTCCGAGACGCCGTTGCCTGCGCTGCTGGATGAAGCGGCGATTGCTTTTGCGCAAGCGCTGCGTGGGTCCGAGGCGCCGCAAGGGCTGGTGGCGTTTGCTGCGCGCAAGGCACCACCCTGGAGTGCGAAACCATGAAAAAGATACTTGTAGCGAACCGATCCGAGATCGCCCGCCGCATCATCCACACCGCTCACCGCATGGGCATCGAAACGGTCGCCGTCTACTCCGACCCCGATGCCAACGCCCAACATGTGCGCGAAGCCACCCAGGCCGTCGCGCTAGGCGGCGCAGCCAGCGCCGACACCTACCTGCGTACCGACAAGCTGCTGGCCGCAGCCCGAGCTACAGGTGCCGATGCTGTACATCCCGGATATGGCTTCCTCAGCGAGAACGCCGACTTTGCCCAAGCGGTGGTCGATGCGGGCCTGACCTGGATCGGCCCCGCGCCCGCCGCCATACGTGCGCTGGGCAGCAAGTCCGGTGCGAAGGCTTTGGCGGCCACGCATGGGGTGCCCTGTCTGCCGGGTTATGCGGGGGACGACCAGAGTGATGAACGTTTTGCGCAAGAGGCCGCGCGCATCGGCTACCCCGCCATGGTCAAGGCCGTGGCGGGTGGGGGAGGGCGCGGCATGCGGCTAGTCACCGATGCGGCGCAACTGCCCGCCGCACTGGCCAGCGCGCGGTCCGAAGCGCTGGTGGGCTTTGGCTGTGGTGACTTGCTCATCGAACGCGCACTGCTGCAGCCCCGCCATGTGGAGGTGCAAATCTTTGCCGACGCCCACGGCGCGTGCATCCACCTGGGCGAGCGCGATTGCTCGGTGCAACGCCGCCACCAGAAGGTCATTGAGGAGTCCCCCAGCCCCGCCGTGGACGCAGCGCTGCGCGAGCGCATGGGCGCCTGCGCTGTGGCGCTGGCGCAGGCCGCTGGCTATGTGGGTGCGGGCACGGTGGAATTCCTTCTGGATGGGGCTGAATTCTTCTTAATGGAGATGAACACCCGCCTGCAAGTGGAGCACCCGGTGACCGAAGCGCTCACGGGGCTGGACCTGGTGGAATGGCAAATCCGCGTGGCACGTGGCGAGCCGCTGCCGCTCACGCAAGACCAGGTGCATCTGCAAGGCCACGCCATCGAAGTGCGCCTGTGCGCCGAAGACGCGCACTTTCGCCCGCACACCGGCCGCGTGCTGCACTTCAGCGCGCCGCCTGCCGCAGCCTTCGAGCGCACTGCCATGGGCGCCTTGCGCTTCGATCACGCGCTAGAAGAGGGCGCCGAGGTATCGCCCCACTACGACGCCATGCTGGGCAAGCTCATCGTGCACGCCGCCACGCGGGCCGATGCCATTGACGCGCTGGTCCGCGCGCTGCAGGGCACCAGCGTGCTGGGCCTGCTCACCAACCGCGCGTTTTTGGCAGCGTGCCTTGGCCACCCAGTGTTTCGCGACGGCAAAGCGCTGGTGCCGTTTCTGGCCGAGCATGCCAAAGAGCTGCAAGCGTCGCTATTGAAAGAGGAGCTATCAGCGCTTATCCCATCAGCGCTATCGGCCATTTTTACTTCAAATTGTTCTGCGCCAGCCTCCGCAAGCCTGCCTTGCACCCTGGCCCGCCCGCTGCGCCTGCGCCACCAGGGCGAAGTGCACGCGCTTGCCGTGCGCGAGCTGGGCGCGGGCCGGCTGCACGTGGAGCACACAGACGCGACCACGGGCCAGCTGAATACCACCACCGTGCAACTCACCCCGCACCCCGGCGGCGCCATACGCACCACCACGCGCAGCGGGGCAGAGGGCGGCGTGCAGGCTGACCACACCGTCCGCACCTTGCGCGTGGCCCCCTTGCGATGGCACTGGCAAGCGGGCGGCGTGGACGGCTGGATGGAAGACGCATCGTGGGAGCCCGCCGCGCGCGCAGGTGCCGCCGGTGGCGCCACCGAGCTGCGCGCGCCCTTCAACGGCAAGGTGGTCGCGCTGCCTGTGGCTGCAGGGCAGGCGCTGGCGGCAGGCGACACCGTGTTGGTCATCGAATCCATGAAGCTCGAACACAGCCTGGCATGCCCCGTGGCCGCCACAGTGGCCGAGCTGCTGGTCGCGCCCGGCCAGCAGGTGTCGCCCGGCCAGGTGCTGGCCCGCTTTGCGCCCGCCACGCCAGGAGCCACCGCATGACGGCCACGACCGGCACGGGTGTAACGACGGCGGTGGCCAGCGATGAAGACCGCACCGCCCTCACCGACACCGTCACCCGATTCGCCCGCACCGAGATCGCGCCGCATGTGGACGCGTGGGATGCCGCCGGTGAATTCCCTCGCAGCCTGTACCGCCGCGCGGCCGACCTGGGCCTGCTGGGGCTGGGCTACCCCGAACAGTACGGCGGCACGCCCGCCAGCTACCTGCTTCGCCTGCCACTGTGGCGCGCGCTCAGCCGCCATGGCGCCAGCGGCGGTGTGCTGGCCAGCCTGCTGTCGCACAACATCGGCCTTCCGCCCGTGCTGGCGCATGGCAGCGACGCGGTGCGCGCCGAGGTCATTCCACCGGTGCTGGCGGGCGAACAGATTGCCGCGCTGGCGATCACCGAGCCCGGTGGCGGGTCGGACGTGGCGCAGCTCAAGACCACCGCGCGGCGTGAGGGCGATGAGTACATCGTCAACGGTGAAAAGGTGTTCATCACCTCCGGCATGCGCGCGGACTGGATCACGGTGGCTGTGAGGACCGGGGAGGTCGGATGCAAGGGCAGCGCAGGCATCTCCATGCTGCTCATCCCGGGCCACAGCGCAGGCCTGTCGCGCAGCAAGCTCGACAAGATGGGCTGGCTCTGCTCCGACACCGCCCACCTGCGCTTTGACAGCGTGCGTGTGCCCGCCCGCTACCTGCTGGGCGAAGAGGGCGCGGGCTTTCGCATCATCATGGCCAACTTCAACGGCGAGCGCTTTGGCCTCGCCGCGTCGGCCCTGGGCTTTGCCGAGGCCTGCTACGACGAGGCCCTGGCCTGGGCTCGCCAGCGCAAGACCTTTGGCGCCGCGCTGGTCGAGCACCAGGTCATCCGCCACAAGCTGGTGGACATGCAGATGCGCATCCAGTCCACCGCCGCGTGGTGCGAATCCGTGGCCGCGCAGGCCGACGCGGGGCGCACCGGCCCCGAGTTGGTTGCCAACGTCTGCCTGCTGAAAAACCACGCCACCCAAACCATGCAGTTCTGCGCCGACCAGGCCGTGCAGATCCTGGGCGGCATGGGCTTCATGCGCGGCACCGTCAGCGAGCGCATTTACCGCGAGGTCAAGGTCATGATGATCGGCGGCGGTGCGGAAGAGATCATGAAGGACCTGGCTGCAAAACAGCTCGGCATTTGAATGAAGGAGACAGCCACCATGCACAGCACCGACCACGGCAACAAAGCCATCATCACCTGCGCCATCACCGGCGTGCTGACGGACCCCGGCCAGCACCACGTGCCCGTCACGCCCGAGCAACTGGCAAAAGAGGCCCGCCGTGCGTACGACGCTGGCGCCGCCGTGGTGCACGTGCACTTTCGCAACCAGGAGCCCGGCAAGGGCCACCTGCCCAGCTGGGACCCGCAGGTGGCGCGCAACTGCGTGCAAGCCATGCGCGAGGCCTGCCCGGGTTTGATCATCAACCAGACCACCGGCGTGGTCGGCCCCAATTACCAAGGCCCGCTCGACTGCCTGCGCGCCACCCGCCCCGAGATGGCGGCCTGCAACGCCGGCTCGCTCAACTACCTGAAGGTGCGCAGCAACGGCACCTGGGCCTGGCCGCCCATGCTGTTCGACAACCAGCCCGCCAAGGTCAAGGACTTCATCGACGTGATGCTGGAGACCGGCACGCTGCCCGAGTTTGAATGCTTTGACGTGGGCATCGTGCGCTGCGTGGAGATGTATGTGCAGACCGGCATGTACACCCAAGGCCTGCCCGAATACAACTTTGTGATGGGCGTCGAATCCGGCATGCCTGCGGACCCGGACCTGCTGCCCATTTTGCTCAAGCTCAAGATCAAGGACGCCCCCTGGCAAGCCACCGTCATCGGCCGCAGCGAGATCTGGCCCGTGCACCAGCGCGTGGCAGAGCTGGGCGGGCATCTGCGCACGGGGCTGGAGGACACGTTCTATCTGCCGGACGGGACCAAGGCGGATTCGAACGGACCGTTGATTGAACAGCTGGCGCAGTACGCGCGCAACGCGGGGCGGGAGGTGGCGTCGCCGCAGGAGGCGCGGGGGATGTTGGGGTTGAAGACTGCGGTCATGCCATAAAGGCTGGCGCGTTCCTTTGCCTGCTTGTTCATTCCTGCAAATTGATCGCCAGCTGATCAATTTGCAAGGATGAGATCGGGTTATGGCGTCTTAGGTCGGGTCAGCCGAATGGCGTAAGCCGACACTCCTGCCCCGGGATGGAGCGGCGTAGGGATACGCTGTGTTAAACCGATCTACGGAGATTATCGGCGGTTACTGCTCTCTATAGCCCTTATTCCTTCCATGTATGAACCGAGAATTCCGTATTGATCAAGCAGCCGGAACGAGTTTTTCTGAGCAGCATTTTGCCGGTGTGAGTCGTCAATCAAACACCATGAGCAATGGGTTCGATCTGCTTTGATTGGCTCGCTACAAGTACGGCAGGTAGCAGCAACTGGTGAGAGCTTTTCGTCACAGAACGCAAATTTCTGTCCCGACGGAGAGTCGAAGTGCGGGATCCCTGTGCTTCTTCCAATGCGCATTCGAAAAAACCCGCAGCTGTTTTTAACGGCCTCTTTTTGTAGTTGGTTGACCAAGTCGTCTTTCGCACGCGGACCGCAAATGATGGACTTCACATATGAAGTCGGAACATCGAGAAGAGTCAGTCCATCTAGCTTTCGTACATCGGCTTCATCGATGATCATGCGTCGCTCTTTTTCATATGCCCAACAGGATTGTTTGGTGTAGTAGGCGGCACTAAAAACTGAGCGTCTTAGAAAGTGCATGTAGCGAAATTTCCCTATTGCATAGGCTCTATAGAGATTTTCTGCGACGGCAGCGCTTGGTTCATCTTGGTAGTCAACGTCGCCGAAGCCACTACTGGGAAAGATTTTTGAGAGGCGTTGTTCATCAATCTCAAGAACGAATCCTTGGAGATTACTTGCATAGTGTGCCCACATTGGGGGGACCGCAGGGGAACGGGAGAAGCAGGTAGTGGGTAGTTGGGGAATTTCCCCCACGACGTCACCGTAGAAGGCGATCAACTCTGGTCTCGCCGTGAAATCCATTGTGAGAAAAAGCTCATAGGGATCGTTGAACTCAGATGGGTATGAGCCTGTCAGAAGTTTTGTGTGTGAGGCATAGCATGTCAACAAGGAGCATGAATGCCACGCAAGACGAAGACAACCGCAGCAGCGGACAAGGCGGCGCAGCCACAATTCTCAGCCGTAGCGCTTGAGCAACTGATCCCCGGGCCGGTGACGCCAGCCGAGCTTGAGGGCATCTTCCAGCAGTTCAAGAGGTCGTATTGGAGCGCGCACTGGGCGCCGAGATGAGTCACCACCTGGGCTACGCGCCCGGTCAGGCCAAACCCGAAGGGGCTGCCACCAATCACCGCAATGGCAAGAGCGCCAAGACCGTTCTCACCGACGTCGGCGCTTTGCGCATCGACGTCCCCCGCGATCGCGAGGGCACCTTCGAGCCGCAACTCATTGGCAAGCATGAGCGCCGCTTTACGGGCTTTGATGACAAGATCATCGCCATGTACGCGCGCGGCATGACGGTGCGCGAGATCCAGGGCTTTCTTTCCGAGATGTACTCGGTGGACGTCTCGCCCGACCTCATCAGCAGCGTCACCGACGCCGTGATGAGCGAGGTCACGGCCTGGCAGAGTCGCCCGCTGGAGTCGATGTACCCGGTCGTGTTCTTTGACGCGCTGCGGGTCAAGATCCGCGAGGAAGCCGTGGTGCGCTCCAAGGCCGTTTATCTGGCCCTGGGCGTGCTGCCCGATGGCAGCCGCGATATCCTGGGCATCTGGATCGAGAACACCGAGGGAGCCAAGTTCTGGATGAAGGTCTTCAACGACCTGAAGACGCGCGGGGTCCATGACATCCTGATCGCCGTCACCGACGGGCTCAAGGGCATGCCAGAGGCGCTGGGCGCAGTGTTCCCGGCCACTACGCTGCAGACCTGTATCGTGCACCTGATCCGGGGCAGCCTGGACTTTGCGTCATGGAAGGACCGCAAGAGCCTGGCCACGGCCATCAAACCGATCTACACGGCGGTGAGCGCCGAGGCCGCTGAGGCCGAGTTGACTGCGTTTGAAGCCGGGCCCTGGGGCCAGAAGTTCCCCACTGTCGTGGGCGCCTGGCGCAGGGTCTGGGACAAGGTCATACCGTTCTTTGCCTTCCCGCCCGAGGTGCGCCGCGTGATCTACACGACCAACGCGATTGAGAGCGTGAATGCGAGGCTGCGCAAGATCATCAAAACCCGAGGGCACTTCCCCAGTGACGATGCAGCCACCAAGCTAATCTGGCTGGCACTGCGCAACATCGCCGAAGACTGGGGGCGGGCAGCCAACAACTGGAAGTCAGCGATGAACCAATTTGCGATCCTCTACGAGGACCGGTTCACGAAATCGAGCACGTAAGATACTCATTCACCTTCACAATATCGGTGAAGGTTCAGCGAGCCTCACACACGGAAACTCGGACAGGCCCATGGGTATCCGCATTTGAGCGTCACAAATCCAGGTGAGCGGAATACTTTATCTACACTTTCAGGTCCAGCATATTTGTAGAGACTTCTAGGGAAGCTCTTCACAAATCGGTTCTGGCTGTGCCGTAGCGATGCCCGAACTAAAACAGCGCCCGCGTTGGGTCATTGGGCACTCCCGGCAGGCGCTGCGCGAGGGCCATTGCCCGGTTTCGCGGGGCATTAAGCCCCCTGCACGCGCACCTGCCCCATGCAGGCCAGCAACTTGTGCCTTGCCATCCACAGATTGCCCAGCGCAAACAGCGTGACGATCTGCGCCGTGTTCTTCATGAGCCCCCGGTAGCGCACCTTCACGTACCCGAACTGCTGCTTGAGCACCCGAAACGGGTGCTCCACCTTGGCCCGGATGCTGGCCTTGGTGCGTTCAAGTTGGTCGATCAGCGCATCCACAGGCTTGTTTTTGTCCAAAGCCCGGCGCAACCCCGGGCGCATGGCTACATGCCAGCGCACGTTCTTGTTGGCATCGGGCCGCTTGTCCACTCCTTGGTAGCCCGCATCGCCAAAGGCATCCGTTTCTTGCCCGTGCAGCAGGCTGTTGGCTTCTATCACGTCGTTCACATTGCCACTGGTGCCGCGCACGCTGTGCACCAGGCCTGAATCCGCATCCACGCCAATGTGAGCCTTCATGCCAAAGTACCACTCGTTGCCCTTCTTGCTTTGATGCATCTCGGGGTCTCGTGCCTTGCCTTCATTCTTGGTGGACGTCGGCGCCGCAATCAGCGTGGCATCCACCACCGTGCCTGCTTTGAGTTGCAGCCCTTTGGCTTGCAGCAGGGCATTGACCGTAGCGAGGATCTGATCGGCCAGTTTGTGGCGCTCCAGCAGATGCCGAAAACGCAGGATGCTCGATTCACTGGGAATGTGTTCGTCCCAGTGAGACAGGTCGGCAAAGTCCCGAAAGGCTGGCACGTCGTGCAGTGCTTCTTCCATGGCTGGGTCGCTAAGCTTGAACCACTGCTGCATAAAGTGGATGCGCAGCAGGGTCTGCACTGCAAAGGGCTGCTGGCCCCGGCGTCCGATCTCTGGGGCGTAGGGCTCAATGAGCGAGACCAACTCGGCCCAGGGCACCACCAACTCCATCGCATCAAGGAACTCGCGCTTGCGTGTGCGCTTGATGGTATTGCTCAGGCCCAGGCTGCTTTGCTTCATGCGCTTATTGTCTGGGCTTCAGGCCTGTTCAATCACATCTCA
It contains:
- a CDS encoding enoyl-CoA hydratase/isomerase family protein, which gives rise to MADSLVIDRAPLASGSVETWTLNDPASRNALSEAMVDGLIAACEQAAADADLRGVVLRGAGGHFCAGGSLGGFAKTIGQPLAAGTADPLVPLNRRFGALLQALCALPQWLIVAVEGAALGGGFGIVCCADHVLAHTSAQFATPEVTLGIVPAQIAPFVVRRLGSVAARRCLLTGERWDAAKAQRAGLVDEVVAGDMETAVQAVIARHVAAAPQAVAATKRLLLAQSETPLPALLDEAAIAFAQALRGSEAPQGLVAFAARKAPPWSAKP
- a CDS encoding acetyl/propionyl/methylcrotonyl-CoA carboxylase subunit alpha, whose translation is MKKILVANRSEIARRIIHTAHRMGIETVAVYSDPDANAQHVREATQAVALGGAASADTYLRTDKLLAAARATGADAVHPGYGFLSENADFAQAVVDAGLTWIGPAPAAIRALGSKSGAKALAATHGVPCLPGYAGDDQSDERFAQEAARIGYPAMVKAVAGGGGRGMRLVTDAAQLPAALASARSEALVGFGCGDLLIERALLQPRHVEVQIFADAHGACIHLGERDCSVQRRHQKVIEESPSPAVDAALRERMGACAVALAQAAGYVGAGTVEFLLDGAEFFLMEMNTRLQVEHPVTEALTGLDLVEWQIRVARGEPLPLTQDQVHLQGHAIEVRLCAEDAHFRPHTGRVLHFSAPPAAAFERTAMGALRFDHALEEGAEVSPHYDAMLGKLIVHAATRADAIDALVRALQGTSVLGLLTNRAFLAACLGHPVFRDGKALVPFLAEHAKELQASLLKEELSALIPSALSAIFTSNCSAPASASLPCTLARPLRLRHQGEVHALAVRELGAGRLHVEHTDATTGQLNTTTVQLTPHPGGAIRTTTRSGAEGGVQADHTVRTLRVAPLRWHWQAGGVDGWMEDASWEPAARAGAAGGATELRAPFNGKVVALPVAAGQALAAGDTVLVIESMKLEHSLACPVAATVAELLVAPGQQVSPGQVLARFAPATPGATA
- a CDS encoding acyl-CoA dehydrogenase family protein produces the protein MTATTGTGVTTAVASDEDRTALTDTVTRFARTEIAPHVDAWDAAGEFPRSLYRRAADLGLLGLGYPEQYGGTPASYLLRLPLWRALSRHGASGGVLASLLSHNIGLPPVLAHGSDAVRAEVIPPVLAGEQIAALAITEPGGGSDVAQLKTTARREGDEYIVNGEKVFITSGMRADWITVAVRTGEVGCKGSAGISMLLIPGHSAGLSRSKLDKMGWLCSDTAHLRFDSVRVPARYLLGEEGAGFRIIMANFNGERFGLAASALGFAEACYDEALAWARQRKTFGAALVEHQVIRHKLVDMQMRIQSTAAWCESVAAQADAGRTGPELVANVCLLKNHATQTMQFCADQAVQILGGMGFMRGTVSERIYREVKVMMIGGGAEEIMKDLAAKQLGI
- a CDS encoding 3-keto-5-aminohexanoate cleavage protein; amino-acid sequence: MHSTDHGNKAIITCAITGVLTDPGQHHVPVTPEQLAKEARRAYDAGAAVVHVHFRNQEPGKGHLPSWDPQVARNCVQAMREACPGLIINQTTGVVGPNYQGPLDCLRATRPEMAACNAGSLNYLKVRSNGTWAWPPMLFDNQPAKVKDFIDVMLETGTLPEFECFDVGIVRCVEMYVQTGMYTQGLPEYNFVMGVESGMPADPDLLPILLKLKIKDAPWQATVIGRSEIWPVHQRVAELGGHLRTGLEDTFYLPDGTKADSNGPLIEQLAQYARNAGREVASPQEARGMLGLKTAVMP
- a CDS encoding DUF2971 domain-containing protein translates to MDFTARPELIAFYGDVVGEIPQLPTTCFSRSPAVPPMWAHYASNLQGFVLEIDEQRLSKIFPSSGFGDVDYQDEPSAAVAENLYRAYAIGKFRYMHFLRRSVFSAAYYTKQSCWAYEKERRMIIDEADVRKLDGLTLLDVPTSYVKSIICGPRAKDDLVNQLQKEAVKNSCGFFRMRIGRSTGIPHFDSPSGQKFAFCDEKLSPVAATCRTCSEPIKADRTHCSWCLIDDSHRQNAAQKNSFRLLDQYGILGSYMEGIRAIESSNRR
- a CDS encoding IS5 family transposase, producing the protein MKQSSLGLSNTIKRTRKREFLDAMELVVPWAELVSLIEPYAPEIGRRGQQPFAVQTLLRIHFMQQWFKLSDPAMEEALHDVPAFRDFADLSHWDEHIPSESSILRFRHLLERHKLADQILATVNALLQAKGLQLKAGTVVDATLIAAPTSTKNEGKARDPEMHQSKKGNEWYFGMKAHIGVDADSGLVHSVRGTSGNVNDVIEANSLLHGQETDAFGDAGYQGVDKRPDANKNVRWHVAMRPGLRRALDKNKPVDALIDQLERTKASIRAKVEHPFRVLKQQFGYVKVRYRGLMKNTAQIVTLFALGNLWMARHKLLACMGQVRVQGA